The Dermochelys coriacea isolate rDerCor1 chromosome 13, rDerCor1.pri.v4, whole genome shotgun sequence genome includes the window ctactctctgagtacagtctttcaacaaGTTATACTCCCATCCTAcagcaatttcatctagaccacatctCCCTAATTTAATTATGAAATCAAGATATATCGTGTCTAttgcttcctccctatccactaggccagtaaccctctcaaaagaaggaaattaggttggtttggaatgatatgttcttgacaaatccaaggggctattccttataaccctattatcctccaggtacttacaaactgattgtaCAATAAGTTGTTTCAGTACCTTtctaggtatcaaagttaggctgactggtctataatttcctggtCCTCTTTGATCCCTTTTTTAAAGTTAGGTaccatgtttgcccttctccagtcctctgggacctcactggTCCTCTATGAGGTCTGAAAGACAGTCcttaatggttccaagattgcttcaactAGTTCCTTAACTACCCTAGGATCAAGCCCTgccgacttgaatacatctaacttatctaagtacAGTGGAACCCCATTAATCCAATCTCATTGGGATAGGGGCCAGATTAgataatcaaaaattcagataatctggAGAATGGACAAAGAGCTTCAGCTCTGGACAGCgggctcccactgtcagctcCGCTGCCTGTGGCTGAAGCATCAGTTTCCCATATTCCTGTGTGTGCACACTAGTGGTTCGGTTAATACTGAGAGCCGGATAGTAGAGGCTCGGATAAAGGGGGTTCTACtgtattctttaacctgttcttccccTATTTTGGCTTATACTCCTTCttccttgttaatattaattgtattatgtATCTGGTCAcaaatttacctttttagtgaaaactgaaacaaaataggaATTAAATAACCGCAGCTTTCTTGATGTTGTCATTTAAGCACTCTCTTTCCCTGCTACATAGAGACCTACAATTTCCTTCATCTTTGTCttactcctaatgtatttaaagaacctcttattGTCTGTTATGTCccttattagatttaactcatttgtgccttagcctttctgattttgcccCTACAAGCTTGTGTTATTCTTCTGTAGTCCTCCTTAACAATTTGTCCATTTTTCCACTTTGTGTAAGATTCCTTTTAGATTTTCAGGACTTTAAAAAGCTCCTGATGGAGGCATgctggcctcttactattcttcatATCATTCCTTCACATTGAGATAGtttgtttttgtatctttaaatAGTGTCTTCTTGAGAAGCTGCCAGCTCGCCTGAACTCATCTTTCCCTTACATATTCTTCCCATGGGACTTTACCTCTGTGAGTTTGTTAAactctgcttttttgaagtcattgtccttattctgtgctctcactccttcctttcctgaggcctggtctacactgggggtggggagaaattgatctaagttatgcaacttcagataCGTGAACAACATAGCTGAAGTAGACTTACTTAaatctacttactgcggtgtcttcactgcggtaagtcgatgGCTGATGTtctcccgtcaactctgcctgcactTCTCGCCCtgatggagtaccagagtcgatgggagagtgctcggcagtcgttttatcatgtctagactagatacGATAAATCAGCCCCTGCTGGATCTATCGCTGCCTGTcaatccagcgggtaatgtagacaaactCTTAGAAAAATGAACTCTATCACTTAttaatcactttcacccaaacggCTGCAAATTTAAAAGTTGAAGGCAATTTCTTCCCTATGTGTCAGAATCAAAGCTAAAATGGCTGTCCACCTGGTTGCTTCCTCCACctactgaaacaaaaagttgtcccccattcattccaagaacttattggaaattttgaattttgatgcattacttttccaacagatgtcagggtacttaaagtcccccattactactaggtctgtgttttggatatttctgttatttgttctcaAAAAGCCTCATTTACCTCTTCTTTCTGATTTCCCTATTAAGTTTATCTACTGTTCTATTTTATATTGCTATTCTTGTCCCTACCTCACTTCTCTCAAACAgattatatattttctttctaatCCTTTTCTCTTCCCTGACAGAGATTCTACCATTGTcttcagcttcagcttccagcattTTGTCTATAATTTCCTCCAgctaaatagaaaaaaagaaagccTAATTAAAGATCAGTTCTACTCCCTTGACTTTCATGCTATTTTCTTATATCAAAAGGGAGATTGCCAGGGAGAGTACGTGATGAGAACTCTGATGGAAACAACGTTTTCTTACCCCTCTGAGGAAAGAAGCAGAATCTTTAGAAGATCATTGGTAATTTTGTTGAGACTCAAGGGCCAAATTTCCATATAGTTGAGGCACTCTGTTGTGCTCACAAAATATACAAGCCCTTTCACTTCTGCAGTGAAATCAGATCACACACAAATTATGAATTAGATGGATGGGCATGCACAGTTATctgatttgcacatgcaattgtTGTCTAAATAAATTTAGAAGACTGGCTTCAGATTATCAGGTTCTCTCATCTCACAGATAAGTGTTCATTTAATTTTCTCACTATATCAAAACCAAAGAAAACTTACACATTCAGAAATTTAGGGAAGATAACATTCACTAAAATTTAATtaaagagcttttaaaaatacattacacATTGATGCCCTGTCTCCTTTGCGACAAACCTGCTAGCAGCAACTGTGTTTAAATTCACATTTCTGATCCATTTCCTTGGCCTGTACGGTCTAGAATTTTTTTCATCTGACAACCCTGTTAGACTTCAGTTATTAACTGATGCAACAGAATACCTGGGGGTTGGGATAAGCGGTTTACTGTTTAGTCCATAGCACAGGTATGTTATTATGATTCTCAGATAAAATATTCCTGTCCAAGGAAAGAGTGCTAGAACTCAGCTAAACAGCAGTGTTGAAATGCAATTCGAACCGGCAAGGTTCTGATCCAAGGGGGATCAAGGCTTTACATGGACTTGATGGTTAACATATTACAGAAATGTATGTTTGTGCATGTAATTTCAAAATGACCACACGTATAAACATTTGCTCCAAAAAAGTAAGTAGGAGTGGTGGGCGAGAAAACTGTTCCATCTATCATTGCCATGGAAGTAGGCAGGCTGCGATTTGGCAAGTGCTGCCCCAGGCTCCCCTGTCTTAAATGAGCTGGCAACCTTGTAATAATATGACTTCATGCACTTATATTGCCTCGGATGTTTTATGGGGTCTATTTTATCCATAACATACATCTGTAACTTTGTGCACATTTAGAGGAGGAGTCCCTACATCACTAAGATACCAAATATAAAATTTCATGTTAACATATTAACTATTAAATGTAAGCATCACTTAGTACTTATTATAGAGAAATGTTTGCAAACTAGCAAGTACCAAACCAAAGCCAATCGCTAAGATCATGGATACAAAAATCTTTTCAGTTTCAAGAGTCTCTAACTCAAAATTGCCTACCTATGCAGCTGAACTGATAATGATTACTAGATGGTTACTACAATGGTAGAAAGAGTAAAACTGGAAATAACAAAAAAGTACATAATCTTTGGTGATGatcaaacatttttcttctttgaactCTGTGCAATAGACCTTTCCAGAAAAAAGAATCAAAGAATTTTCAAGCGGGTTCAAGGGTTCATAGGTGCTTTGGGAGTAGAAACAGGTGTATGTAGATCTCCCATACCATATCACTGCATTTCTTTACTGGGGGATGGATAGCTTATTTCATGCAGTATTGTACCTTATAATGGTAAAAAGCCAGAATGGGTCTGTTGAGTGGAAAGCAGACAGATCCTGTGGACAGAACAGCCACTGCTGGTTTCATCACATTCAGTGTGGCACCAAATGGATACACAAAAGTGAGAGCCCTGCAGAAAATACAAGCATTTCATTAGTGTCTGCTAAATTTCAGAGACTAGATTTGTTAACTTTAGATTTGTTGATGATATTCCTGATAAGTGACCGATGTTCAATCCTGCACTGTTTGTTTAGAGTTAGAGGCATCTGCAATATTAACCAAGCTGAGactcagattttcaaatgcataaTTTGGCACACGTACAAGTCATGGTCTGTGTGCATAAATCCTGACTTGTGTCAGGGACAGTGCAGGCTCACAAAAGCACACTTTTGAAATCTTGCTGACTAGAATAAGACGTGGGAATCTTTCTAGAGTTTTTTTATGGTTGGAATTTTCAAGAAGTTTAAGTAATCTTTTGGTTATCTTTCAGGTATTCCTAGATATGAGAGACAAGTAGGGGTAATTAACTctcaaacaaataaatattctgGAACATAACTATACTAAATCTTTCTGCACTTAAATTCTTCCCCCTGATGAGCACCGTAATCAGTACCAAAATAAGCCATAAGAAAGAACACAATTAGCTACAGCTGTTTGTGGAAAGGCTGATGGTTCTTCAGTATTCTTCTGCCCAGAGCAAAGTAAAGGAACTacaaggggaaggaaagagggaaaaCTACCAAATTCTTCAAGTGTATGAGTTTCCCTGGATTAGCACCTTTCCCCTCCTTGTACTGAACTCTTCTTGCCTATGCCTAACCCACTCAATTCTATACATCTGCAGGGTACTAAGGATGTTCACCATTTTACGTCCTTTAAGCCTTTCCAAATCCACATACAAGGTTCATTTAATCATCACAGGTCTGGACAGTAGGAATAGATGAGACTCCCTTCAGAACCCATCATTGTTACTCAGATTGGCTGGCAAGCGTTGCTAAAGAATTCACCCATTTAGGCTTGAAACTAGAGAAGCAAGAAGTACTGTGTACTTCagtcattgccctggcccagtaATTTAACACTTCATGACTGTACTAAATCTTTCCTTTGAAAAAGCTAGTGAGGAAAATACACTTACTGCGAGTCATTTCCACTGTTGTCTTCATCTATTATCCCAAGCactgcttttcctgcagctctgcTGATTTCCCTAGAAGAGGTGGAAACACAAATCTGATTAAAGTTACATGAATTTGCAATAATGTTACTCACAGATTTAGATCCCCAAAACAATTACCTATTCAAAACTCCACTGGAGACCAAGGCTTCCTTAGGATGAAAATACTTATAATATACATTTCTCACCACAGCATcttaaagaaagaagaagaaatttaAATCTTTTATGGAGGCAGTTTGTCTAGTACTTAGAACATGAGATTGAGAGTGATGAGATGTGGGTTTGATTCCTATTTTTAATGCTACACCCTGGGTCTTATTTTTCCCAGCATAACTTGGAACAGCCTTAACCTATGGCCTCTTTTTGGACCTGCAACTTCAGGAATCAAAAGACAGTGGGAACACTTATTTCAAAATTCAGATGAAGATATGCAGACACCTAATCACCTAAAGTGCAGGCACAATCATGTGTCTACCTGCCTTCACTTGAACCTGCAATTATTTTCAAGCACAGACAGGGAGgccaggtttaaaaataaaataaaaaatctggtTCAACAAGTTCAAATTTGTATTGTGTGTCTTAGAGGTTTCCAAAACTATGATGAACTCAATAACACTCTGGTACAATAAAGAGTGAACTCATTATCCAACTGCCACTAAAACATCTGAAAAATGTCTTATTTGGTGAGGACACACTGCTTATCTACACTTGGATATTGCAAGAACAGCTGAATGGAATTTTACGAGGCTGCAAAAAAATTCACTGCTGGGTTGAGAATTTGTATGGAATAACTAGCTCACAGagtatttttctctctcataaAAGACAAAACACTTGAGGAAAAAGGCGGCTTATAACGGAAGTGGCTTTGAAACCCTAATTTGTAATAAGAATCATACATGGTTTGCATCTACAAAAGTTCAAGTTACCATTATTGACCATGATTCCATACTCTTCTAACAAGAAGTTAATATTGGTGTCGTATCGGGATTCACCACCTTCTCCCAGCATCACCAGGATATCCCCACCCTCTTCTAGATATTTCTTCAGAACCTCAAACTAAAACAATAAGatagaaaaaaaaccacaagaacaCAGTTAGAGGCGCTAAATATAGAACTCCAAAGAACTGTATGGAAATGAGGCATAAATGGTTTCAGCTACTTGCAACCAACTTGACTCTAGAAGATCAAGAAGCATTCAAATCTAAAGTGTGTAGAATAGGCTTTCCAAACAAAAATGCTATTACAGAATGTTTTGGGTCTCCTTTCTTCTGTCTTCCTAGACAAATCTGGAAGCATAACTAATCTGCAAACCATTGttggctttttttcttctttatgaatATTTCTTACCTCAGCTGCAGTGAACTTCTCTCTGGGCCCTGCTGTAATCCACAATTTTACCCCAGCTAGCTTCTCGGATGTGATCTCATCTTTTAAACTATGAATAAGTTAATAAAGAGACACATTACATTGTAATTTTAGATACAGTTCACGACCGAATCCTGGGCTGCCTTTACATAAAGAACTAGACAGAGGAACACAAAGCAAGTCACTTCAGTCAGTCACTTTATATCTGTTTACTCTGGTTTTAAATTTGGTATTTTATTATCTCAAATAACTACCAATTTGAACTGATGATGAAGGAAAATAAGTATTCTAGAAAGACACTGTGGCAGAtccacagctgatgtaaattgttaCAGCTCAGTTGACTTCACTAGAGCTATGGCAATTCATAGCAGCTGACAATCAGCCCCActcttatttttctgtgtttttaattcTGATTACAGCAGGTAAGTGACCAATACCATAAACTTGATGTACAAAGGTTAGGGTTCAAATTATCTTGACATTTTTTCCTATCATTAGATATTCCATGCCGCGCAGACACATTTGGAACCTCACCATTATCAGCTAAGCTCTGTCCTCTCCATTGCCACAGTACCTGAAAGTTCAAAATAAAAGTCCTCCAACACCATGCAACAGCAGAGCTACAGCTAATGCCACTGGGTAGAACCAAAGAAAATAATCCTTTTACCTTTCTATTAACATTCCCAAACATTTCTATATTACCCCCAAAGTCAGCATTAAAATGGTCCCATCTCCAATTAGCTTACATGTAATTACTTGTTCATGTCAGTTTCAATCTTGTGCTATAAAGCATGAAAGAGAGAGCTGAAGAAAATCCCCCACCTCTGTATCTTCCATTTACTACGAAGCCTCTTCTGTAAGGACTTGTAACCACTGTTGACAGTGAAAATCTCCTTTTTGGATGCATTGAAGACTATGGTGTTCCGAAGCTCTGTCTCCATAGTGACCTCAagaatgaaaggaaaggaaagaaccaAAATCAGAAAGGAAGAGCAAAAAAAGGTACTATTTCAGACCAGTCTCTGAATAAAGAACGCATGCATGCAGATGCTGGCCGGCGTGGAATGTGTTGGTGCCGGAATGGAACATCTGAACTAGAGGAATTGGGTCTAAAATccctttgttgttgttatttaaaaCCTTTATTGCAATTTTAAACAACATATGgacagaaatataaaataaaactaaaacctATAAGAAACATCCCTACACAATAAAAAGGAAAGGCAACATCCCAATAAGCACCCAAGCTCTCATTTTGTTTCCTCAATACATGTAATCAAAAAGTTAAATTAGATTGACTAACATTTTGTAttgaaaaatcacaaaaaaaacattaaaatgagagctgcaatCTTTTATGGTTTTCAAAGAACAAACAGGACACCCCTGAGCTAAACTATTTGGAGCAAGGACCTTGTCTACTTGCTGTAAAGTAGCTACCACACTGTTAGAAttctataaataaaattaataaccaCGACCTCTGGCCCCTTTTGGAAGTCAGGGTTGAAGCATAATCGCAGAGAATCAGACTTAGCTGGTTAAACTTAGGCTATGTTGACACTAACATTTTCTGGCAAGTTTCACTATTGCACTACTAACCTGTAGCAGCAAAGGCATTTTTACCACTGAGTCACCTAACCAAGTTCAAAGCAGGTCTAAACACAGAGTTAAATCTTTGGGacaacagggactgtctttttgctctgtatttgtacagtgcctagtacaataggGTCCTTAGTCAGGgctggggctcctaagtgctactgcaat containing:
- the IFT52 gene encoding intraflagellar transport protein 52 homolog isoform X5, coding for MVAAPRVTMETELRNTIVFNASKKEIFTVNSGYKSLQKRLRSKWKIQSLKDEITSEKLAGVKLWITAGPREKFTAAEFEVLKKYLEEGGDILVMLGEGGESRYDTNINFLLEEYGIMVNNDAVVRNVYYKYFHPKEALVSSGVLNREISRAAGKAVLGIIDEDNSGNDSQALTFVYPFGATLNVMKPAVAVLSTGSVCFPLNRPILAFYHYKLEEIIDKMLEAEAEDNGRISVREEKRIRKKIYNLFERSENQGGKMAVLGSCHMFSDQYLDKEENDKIMDVLFQWLTTTDIHLNQIDAEDPEISDYTMLPDIATLSERLRVCLQEGDENPRDFTTLFDMSIYQLDTTSLPKVIKSYEQLNVKHEPLQLIQPQFETPLPALQPAVFPPAFRELPPPSLDLFDLDETFSSEKARLAQITNKCTEDDLEFYVRKCGDILGVTNKLPKEQQDAKHILEHIFFQVVEFKKLNQEHDIDTSEAGFQNGY